The following nucleotide sequence is from Saimiri boliviensis isolate mSaiBol1 chromosome 6, mSaiBol1.pri, whole genome shotgun sequence.
GTCTCCACATCCATCCCAGAGTAGCCCTTGGGCTCTGGAAACCCTGAGCATTTGTGGGAACTCAGTGGGCCTGAGTGCCCAGCCCCTGCAGAGTACGGCGGGCTCACCCACATCACGGGCCCCACCCAGGGTACCGAGATCAAATGAGGAGCGTGTTCCTCTTGACCCTGGGGCTGCATCTTCTCACTGTGACTTCCCCGGGTTCAGACCCTGCCACCTCCTCCATTGTGGGGAGCAAGATCGCACCTGCCTCTGGGACAGGGGGACTTGGGTTCTGCACTGGTGAGGCTGTGTGGGGAGCAGGCTCTGAGCCCCCAGCTCCCTCTGTCCCCTGCTCCCCAGGTATACAGTGCCACCAACGTGGAGCTGGTGACACGCACACGCACGGAGCACCTCTCTGATCAGGACAAGTCAAGGAGCAAAGGTAAACCCAGGTGCGCCTGCCTGCTGCCCAGTCACACCGTGCGGTGGGGTCTCCCTGGCCAGGGATCAGGGGCCAGAGTTTCCTGGGATGAGCTGGGAGGTCTCCTCATTCCCATCTGCCCCTCTTCCCCCCCGACAGGAGGCTCCCAGGGTGGAGGTAGGTGGGGACAGTGCGGGGGTACTGGCCCCTTCATGGGCTCCCACCCCTTCTCCATAGGGGGGAAGACTCCGTTCCAGTCCTTCCTGGGGATGGCCCAGCAGCACTCCTCCCACACTGGGGTGAGCCGGGGCTGGGCTGAGACAGGGCTGGCGAGGGCTGAGCCTGGGCGGGAGGGTGCCCTCCGTCGCCCCGACTGCTGAGTCTGCCCTGGGACCCACACAGGCCCCCGTGCAGCAGGCAGCCAGCCCCACCAACCCCACAGCTATCTCCCCTGAGGAGTACTTCGACCCCAGCTTCAGCCTGGAGTCACGGAACATTGGCCGCCCCATCGAGATGTCCAGCAAAGTACAGAGGTGAGGTCTGAGAGCTGGCTGCGGACTTGCCTCAGGACAGGGGCCCCTCCTGGGACCCCTGAGCTCTTGCAGTCCCCTGTCTGGACCTGTCATAGTGAGGGGCGCACTCGCTCAGCCAGCTTCTCTCTGGACTCCgctcctggagggcaggagtCCTGTCTGCCTTATCCATGGTCCTCAGCCCTTAGCAAGGGGTTTGGCACAGAGAACAGGTGGCTTGTCCTTGATGAATGGATGATACCACCTATGTATGGTTCTCTATTGAATTTCATGAGTGTCTGCTGGGGCCAGCGTGACAGTGGGAAGCACCCCAGCAGTGTGGCCTGGGAGTGGAGTGTCCGCCTGGGTGGACAGAACAGTCATGCTTGCCTCATGAGGAGCACTGAGCAGGTGTGGCTGGTAGCAGCGGGCATAGCACGTGCACAAGCCCGGCGCTCTCCCAGCCATCTCTGGAGGATTCTCTTAGCCACCCACGGTCTCTGGGATTCCAACCCTGGACACGAAAGCTCAGCACCATGTGAGCTGGTGGCCAGCTctgggctgaggcagagaacagggctgtgggccaggcccagggagaAGCCcacagcctggcacctggcctcCCTGTCCAGACCAGATAAGCAGGCATGAAACCCTCAGGAACCCCAACCTGGGCCACGCAGACAGGGCGCCAGCTCCCAGGGGAGGCGGGCAGTGGCATCTGAGCAGAGCAGGGCACCTCAGGCCAGGTGGAAGGTGGGTAAAGGCAGCTGCCCACTGGCCAGAGGGCAGGCCTCAGTGGAAGGGCCACCAGCGGCGCCTCACCACGTCCTGTGGTCGGCTGGGCAGGTTCAAGGCAACGCTGTGGCTGAGTGAGGAGCACCCACTCTCCCTGGGTGACCAGGTGACACCCATCATCGACCTAATGGCCATCAGCAACGCTCACTTTGCCAAGCTGCGTGACTTCATCACCCTGCGCCTCCCACCTGGCTTCCCCGTCAAGATTGGTGAGAGgctggcccaggcaggagggggACACCTCGGACATGGCACCCTCCCCACGGAGAGCTGCAGGGGACAGAGGCGCAGGTGGCTGTCTGCCGAGGCTCAGGCGTGGCTGTCTCTTCACAGAGATTCCCCTTTTCCACGTGCTCAATGCCCGAATCACCTTCAGCAACCTGTGTGGCTGCGATGAGCCCCTGAGCTCCGTGTGGGTGCCAGCCCCCCGCTCTGCCGTCGCAGCGTCAGGTATCCCtgtgggagaaagagggaggcTGCGCAGCTCTCTGGTCACCAAGCCCTGCGGGTTGAGCATGGCCCCTCTGACACCTGCATAGGGAGCCCTTTCCCGTGCGAGGTGGACCCCACCGTGTTTGAGGTGCCCCAGGGGTACAGCGTGCTGGGCACGGAGCGCAGCGAGCCCCTCCGAGATGAGGACGATGACCTGCTGCAGTTTGCCATCCAGCAGAGCCTGCTTGAAGCAGGCACCGAGGCGGAGCAGGTGGGACTCGGGCAGGGTGTGGGCTCTGGCCTCTGCAGCCACAGGGCAAAGGTGACAGCTGTGGGCTCCGATGGCTGCAGGTGACTGTCTGGGAAGCCCTGACCAACACCCGGCCTGGtgcccaccctcctccccaggccACGGTTTATGAGGAACAGCTTCAGCTGGAGCGGTGAGGCCCTCATGGGGCTGGCTGGGTTCCTGccccccctccccagccctggcttGTGGGGAGGGGGGCAGCAGGCAGGTCATAGGACCCTAGGCCTCTGCAAGGCCACCCTCCATCAGCAGCGCTGGCTGCCGCCAAAGGTGCCATGAGGGGTGGGGAAGCAGGGCCCTGCCTCGTCTCCTCTCCCTGCCACCCTGTCTTTACCCTTGTCTTCTAAAACCAGTCCCCAGCCCCTTTGCTTCTGCCCCAGCCCTGGTGCTCACCAGCCTGCTCTTCCCTCCCATGCCCTGCCTGGAAGGGCCCTCCAGGAAAGCCTGCGGCTGTCCACAGAGCCCAGGGGTCCAGGATCCCCTCCCAGGACACCCCCAGCCCCCGGCCCACCCAGCTTTGAGGAgcaactgcgcctggccctggAGTTGTCTTCTCGGGAGCAGGAGGAGCGGGAGCGGCGcgggcagcaggaggaggaggacttACAGCGGATCCTGCAGCTGTCACTCACTGAGCACTGAGCCACAGCCCGAGAGGGCGGCCGGCCACCCCCTGCCcgcttttctaatttatttatttatttataaactctGCTGCTGAGCTTGGGGCCTGGAGCCCCAGGGATGGGTGGGCAGGGGAGACAGATGGAAATAAAGAGACTGCTGCGGCAGGGCTGCTCTGCTGACTGGGCTGGAGCCGTGGGGACCCTGAAGGTGGGGCGCTGAGGAGACACTGGGTGGCAGCCCAGACCTGGGCTTGGATCCTGCCCACGGTCcccttagcctctctgagcctcagtttcttcagttgTAAAATGAGGAGACCACccccccaccctctgcccctCAGGGCTGAAAGGAGCTGGAGAGAGTCCTGTGTCCTTCCCAAGCAGGCGCCCTGTGAATGTCAGTTCCCCCTCGCCGTCCCACCTGCTGGGGACCCGGTTTGTCCtgcctcccagcttggcctcacTGGAAACCGGCCCACGCGCCCGTTGGGGAGGGAAAGCCTGGGTCCCCAGACCCCATTCACCTCCAGCTGGGAAGAGCCCCCATGCCGCTAACAGCTGTAGCCAAGGCCAGGCCTGGCCCTGACTGGGGCGCATTCCCTGCAGGTGGCTTTGTGCAAGTCACTTCCCTCTGCGCAGCTGGGAGCCCCGCCTTGCTCGCCTCCGAGGTGGGAGTTTCCTGGGTTATTTCTAAACCCTAGGCTGATTTCCCCGGAAGCCTGTCTCCCAGTGGGAGCAGGAAGGCCGACCAGCAGGGAGAAATGTTTGTGGTGGCGGCTTCTGGCCGAGGGCGCGCCGTGCCTGATCCTCTCTAGACCTGCGgccccgcctctgcctccctaggaCCCTCCTCTGCCCCGCACAGGACGCTGGAGGCCCAGAACAGCTCAGGTGCTCCCGCAGGGCGGCCCGGGCCGGGCGCTTCCTGGGAAGGGGATCAAACTCCGGCCTCCCGCTCCTGCCCTCCCTGTCTCCCGGCTCTGCACCTGCGCTCGCCCCGACCTGTGCCCGGGGCAGGCCAAACCGCGGAGACCGGAGGGGCGGGGTCCGGCGGCCCTGAGAAGCTCCAACGGCGCGGCTGGGCGAGCGTCTGGCCCTTTAAGGGCCGCCCCCGAGGAGGTGCCAGGCCCGGGTAGCGCGGTCTCTCCTTCCTGGTCCTGCGGGGCCGGGACTGTCCGCGGGGCTGAGGGACGGGGCCGTGCCCGGTGCCAGCCCAGGTGCCCCCGACCTGGCCCCATGGCCCTGGTCACAGTGAGCCGCTCGCCCCCGGGCAGCGGCGCCTCCACGCCCGTGGGACCCCGGGTGAGTGTGGCCGGGCCGTGGTGCCGCCCACGCAGTTGCTGCCCGGGCCCGAGAGCCCGTCCTGCCCGCCCGCGGGCTAGCCTCGAGCGGGGACGTGCG
It contains:
- the ANKRD13D gene encoding ankyrin repeat domain-containing protein 13D isoform X2, whose amino-acid sequence is MVQLVLQYRDYQRATQRLAGIPELLNKLRQAPDFYVEMKWEFTSWVPLVSKMCPSDVYRVWKRGESLRVDTSLLGFEHMTWQRGRRSFIFKGQEAGALVMEVDHDRQVVHAETLGLTLQEPEALLAAMRPSEEHVASRLTSPIVSTHLDTRNVAFERNKCGIWGWRSEKMETVSGYEAKVYSATNVELVTRTRTEHLSDQDKSRSKGGKTPFQSFLGMAQQHSSHTGAPVQQAASPTNPTAISPEEYFDPSFSLESRNIGRPIEMSSKVQRFKATLWLSEEHPLSLGDQVTPIIDLMAISNAHFAKLRDFITLRLPPGFPVKIEIPLFHVLNARITFSNLCGCDEPLSSVWVPAPRSAVAASGSPFPCEVDPTVFEVPQGYSVLGTERSEPLRDEDDDLLQFAIQQSLLEAGTEAEQVTVWEALTNTRPGAHPPPQATVYEEQLQLERALQESLRLSTEPRGPGSPPRTPPAPGPPSFEEQLRLALELSSREQEERERRGQQEEEDLQRILQLSLTEH
- the ANKRD13D gene encoding ankyrin repeat domain-containing protein 13D isoform X1, with the translated sequence MAGPGSTFPLHRLVWANRHRELEAALHSRQHDIEQEDPRGRTPLELAVSLGNLESVRVLLRHNANVGKENRQGWAVLQEAVSTGDPEMVQLVLQYRDYQRATQRLAGIPELLNKLRQAPDFYVEMKWEFTSWVPLVSKMCPSDVYRVWKRGESLRVDTSLLGFEHMTWQRGRRSFIFKGQEAGALVMEVDHDRQVVHAETLGLTLQEPEALLAAMRPSEEHVASRLTSPIVSTHLDTRNVAFERNKCGIWGWRSEKMETVSGYEAKVYSATNVELVTRTRTEHLSDQDKSRSKGGKTPFQSFLGMAQQHSSHTGAPVQQAASPTNPTAISPEEYFDPSFSLESRNIGRPIEMSSKVQRFKATLWLSEEHPLSLGDQVTPIIDLMAISNAHFAKLRDFITLRLPPGFPVKIEIPLFHVLNARITFSNLCGCDEPLSSVWVPAPRSAVAASGSPFPCEVDPTVFEVPQGYSVLGTERSEPLRDEDDDLLQFAIQQSLLEAGTEAEQVTVWEALTNTRPGAHPPPQATVYEEQLQLERALQESLRLSTEPRGPGSPPRTPPAPGPPSFEEQLRLALELSSREQEERERRGQQEEEDLQRILQLSLTEH